A single genomic interval of Arthrobacter methylotrophus harbors:
- a CDS encoding DUF4190 domain-containing protein: protein MNTTTLASICLAGVGLSAVVATLTGNPMFALVGGGTSVIALLLIAALVPSGQPTKPIDGSKTNTLAVIALVAACMTGLAAAAIIFGHVARDQISREGGRGDKLALAALIVGYSEVALSAFTAMWLVTFLRFH from the coding sequence GTGAATACGACAACACTCGCTTCGATTTGTCTTGCCGGCGTGGGCCTCAGCGCGGTCGTTGCAACATTGACCGGTAACCCGATGTTTGCCCTGGTCGGTGGTGGCACCTCTGTTATTGCATTGCTGCTCATCGCCGCGCTTGTCCCATCGGGGCAGCCGACAAAACCAATCGACGGGTCAAAGACAAACACCCTTGCCGTGATAGCCCTGGTGGCTGCGTGCATGACCGGCCTGGCTGCTGCTGCCATCATCTTTGGCCATGTTGCCCGGGATCAGATCAGCCGCGAAGGCGGACGTGGGGACAAACTTGCCCTCGCCGCCCTCATCGTGGGTTATAGCGAAGTGGCGCTTTCGGCTTTCACCGCCATGTGGCTTGTCACCTTCCTCCGATTTCACTAA
- a CDS encoding DEAD/DEAH box helicase, with protein sequence MRHPRRRFPASVADSSPLWDMRQDTFMGSASFEDVLDRLYFSATDQHDKGTKFEHLMKRYLELEPKYADQFSEVWLWNEWPDRNGHVDTGIDLVARDRYTGELTGIQCKFYDPARTLDKKQIDSFFTAVGKTDFSYGMVVSTTDKWSKHAEDALEGQSKPMTRLRFADLADSTIDWSEFSVDAPEEMRQLGQKEPRKYQRQAIDDVKRGFEVSDRGRLIMACGTGKTYTSLKMVEELVPIGGSVLFLVPSIALLQQTLNEWTAQATVPLRALAVCSDTKVGRREHEDVSVHDLAFPATTDPAKLLNRARISTGQEAITVVFSTYQSIDVIAQAQKDGLQEFDLIVCDEAHRTTGITEASHDDSAFVRVHDNTYIESGKRLYMTATPRIYVQESKAKAAQDDVTVYSMDDEAVYGPEFHHLGFGKAVEMGHLSDYKVLVLAVNEEAVSKSFQGLFEENGDLNLDDAARIVGCWNGLSKRGVNGERLEITDGSPMHRAVAFARNIKESKKLAADFELVGRQLLVNQGDTEAPALKLEAGHVDGTFNVLERSAKLDWLKAEDAGDETCRILSNARCLSEGVDVPSLDAVLFLNPRNSQVDVVQSVGRVMRKAEGKEYGYIILPIAVPASQDPETALNDNKKYKVVWDVLQALRAHDDRFEAMINKLELNRNANDKIDVITIADPFGDGDGSGTDSQKTSGDGAEALFHMAGADQWRNAIFARMVRKVGDRRYWESWAKDVKEIADRHVLRIRTILDGEDQRPREEFTVFLQGLRGNLNDSITESDAIDMLSQHLITKPVFEALFEGYSFAANNPVSQVMDSMVDILEKYNLDSEVANLESFYRSVRVRAEGITNAEGKQKIVTELYEKFFKLAFPRTAESLGIVYTPVEVVDFIIRAVDDVLAKDFGASISDEGVHVLDPFTGTGTFIVRLLQSGRIKPEDLLRKYTSELHANELLLMAYYIAAINIEATLHGLLEDQASAFGLSPADVEYLPFDGIVLTDTFQMTEDGDTLDDFVFTTNNDRVVAQNALDIRVIIGNPPYSVGQTSGNDNNANLKYETLDGSIRSTYAELSTATNKNSLYDSYIRAIRWGSNRILKSPDGGVLCYVSNGGYIDGNTADGLRKTLTSEFHDIYVYNLRGNQRTAGEQSRREGGKIFDSGSRNTVAILMLVKRPGAVEKSILHYRDIGDYIDRKEKLAVVNSGQLGEIEWELISPTPDGDWINHRNTAFEACTPLGSKYGSSIFDVYSAGLQTNRDAWVYSSSEEVLSSNVKRMMGHYNAEVERYLAAGSPTPVESFVSTDPTRISWARSLRNALRKGDQVGYSRAAERKAAYRPFFKQHVYFAPLMNHERAQQPRFFPSLGIKNHGFYVVGVGNDKPFSSLAVDQIPDLSFWGSGQGYFFARYRYPTPTSGGLLDELGADAGWKQRIDNITDAALLEYHAAYGPEVTKDDIFFYVYGILHSDEYKTKFAADLKKMLPRIPQVPGVDRFWAFVDAGRKLSEMHIGYEALEPYPLTEVVTGLSVDKDDYARYAVTKMKYAGKAGAWDKTRIIYNSHITLEGIPEDAQRYMLGSRSAVDWIIERYQVKTDKASGIVNDPNDWSREHRQPRYIIDLIGRIVTLSLETNRIVDGLPELGLS encoded by the coding sequence GTGCGGCATCCCCGACGCCGCTTCCCGGCCTCCGTGGCGGATTCCTCGCCGCTCTGGGACATGAGGCAAGATACCTTCATGGGTTCAGCAAGTTTCGAAGATGTCCTCGACCGCCTTTATTTCTCGGCGACCGACCAGCACGATAAGGGCACCAAGTTCGAACACCTCATGAAGCGCTATCTCGAGCTCGAACCCAAGTACGCCGACCAGTTCTCCGAAGTCTGGCTCTGGAATGAATGGCCGGACCGCAACGGTCACGTCGACACCGGCATTGACCTGGTCGCGCGGGACCGCTATACCGGCGAGCTGACCGGGATCCAGTGCAAGTTCTACGACCCGGCCCGGACCCTGGACAAGAAGCAGATCGACTCCTTCTTCACCGCCGTCGGCAAGACTGACTTCTCCTACGGCATGGTGGTCTCAACGACAGACAAATGGTCCAAGCACGCTGAGGACGCGTTGGAGGGACAGTCCAAGCCGATGACACGGCTGCGTTTCGCGGATCTGGCAGATTCGACCATCGACTGGTCCGAGTTCAGCGTGGACGCCCCCGAGGAGATGCGCCAGCTCGGGCAAAAAGAGCCCCGCAAGTATCAGCGCCAGGCCATCGATGACGTGAAACGCGGCTTCGAGGTCAGCGACCGCGGCCGGCTGATCATGGCCTGCGGCACCGGCAAGACGTACACCTCCCTGAAGATGGTCGAGGAGCTCGTCCCCATTGGTGGTTCCGTGCTGTTCCTGGTCCCCTCTATCGCGTTGCTCCAGCAGACCCTGAATGAGTGGACCGCCCAGGCGACCGTTCCGCTGCGGGCACTGGCCGTTTGCTCCGACACGAAAGTCGGCCGCCGGGAACACGAGGATGTCAGCGTCCACGACCTGGCATTCCCGGCCACCACGGATCCGGCGAAACTCCTGAACCGGGCCAGGATCAGCACCGGCCAGGAAGCTATCACCGTCGTGTTCTCCACCTATCAGTCGATCGACGTGATCGCCCAGGCGCAGAAGGACGGGTTGCAGGAATTCGACCTCATCGTCTGCGACGAGGCCCACCGCACCACAGGCATCACCGAAGCCAGCCATGACGACTCGGCGTTCGTCAGGGTCCATGACAACACCTACATCGAGTCCGGCAAGCGGCTCTACATGACGGCCACGCCCCGGATCTACGTCCAGGAATCCAAGGCGAAAGCAGCCCAGGACGACGTCACCGTCTACTCCATGGACGACGAGGCTGTCTACGGTCCGGAATTCCACCACCTCGGTTTCGGCAAAGCCGTGGAGATGGGTCACCTTTCCGACTACAAGGTCCTGGTCCTGGCTGTGAATGAGGAAGCGGTCAGCAAGTCCTTCCAAGGCCTGTTCGAAGAAAACGGTGACCTGAACCTGGATGACGCGGCCCGGATCGTCGGCTGCTGGAACGGTCTCTCCAAGCGTGGGGTCAACGGCGAAAGGCTGGAGATCACCGATGGCTCCCCGATGCACCGGGCCGTCGCCTTCGCCCGGAACATCAAGGAATCCAAGAAGCTCGCCGCCGACTTCGAACTCGTCGGCCGGCAGCTCCTGGTCAACCAGGGCGACACCGAGGCACCTGCGTTGAAGTTGGAAGCAGGCCATGTGGACGGCACGTTCAACGTCCTGGAGCGCTCGGCGAAGCTGGACTGGCTCAAGGCAGAGGATGCCGGCGACGAGACCTGCCGGATCCTCTCGAATGCCCGCTGTCTCTCCGAGGGGGTTGATGTTCCGTCCTTGGACGCGGTCCTGTTCCTGAATCCCCGCAACTCCCAGGTCGACGTCGTCCAGTCCGTCGGCCGGGTGATGCGCAAAGCCGAGGGCAAAGAGTACGGCTACATCATCCTGCCCATCGCCGTTCCGGCCAGCCAGGACCCCGAGACGGCCCTGAACGACAACAAGAAGTACAAGGTCGTCTGGGACGTCCTGCAGGCGCTCCGCGCGCACGATGACCGGTTCGAAGCGATGATCAACAAGCTCGAGCTGAACCGGAATGCCAACGACAAGATTGACGTCATCACGATCGCTGACCCGTTCGGGGACGGCGACGGATCAGGCACCGATAGCCAGAAAACCTCCGGGGACGGCGCCGAGGCCCTCTTCCACATGGCCGGCGCCGATCAGTGGCGCAACGCCATCTTCGCTCGGATGGTCCGCAAGGTCGGGGACCGCCGCTACTGGGAATCCTGGGCCAAGGACGTCAAAGAGATCGCGGACCGGCACGTACTGCGGATCCGGACCATCCTGGACGGCGAAGACCAACGCCCCAGGGAAGAATTCACCGTCTTCCTGCAGGGACTGCGGGGGAACCTGAACGACTCGATCACCGAGTCGGACGCGATCGACATGCTCTCCCAGCACCTGATCACCAAGCCGGTGTTTGAGGCTCTGTTCGAGGGCTACTCCTTCGCTGCCAACAACCCCGTCTCCCAGGTCATGGACTCCATGGTCGACATCCTGGAGAAGTACAACCTGGACTCCGAGGTCGCCAACCTCGAATCCTTCTACCGTTCCGTCCGGGTACGCGCCGAAGGCATCACCAACGCCGAAGGCAAACAGAAGATCGTCACCGAGCTTTACGAGAAGTTCTTCAAGCTCGCCTTCCCCCGCACCGCTGAATCCCTCGGCATCGTCTACACCCCTGTCGAGGTCGTGGACTTCATCATCCGCGCCGTCGACGACGTCCTGGCCAAGGACTTCGGCGCGTCCATCAGCGACGAGGGTGTGCACGTGCTCGACCCGTTCACCGGCACCGGCACCTTCATCGTGCGCCTGCTCCAGTCGGGGCGCATCAAACCAGAGGACCTCCTCCGCAAATATACGTCCGAGCTGCACGCCAACGAGCTACTCCTCATGGCCTACTACATCGCCGCGATCAACATCGAAGCCACCCTCCATGGGCTTTTGGAAGACCAAGCATCAGCCTTCGGCCTGTCGCCAGCTGACGTGGAGTACCTTCCGTTCGACGGCATCGTTTTGACCGACACATTCCAGATGACCGAGGACGGCGATACGCTGGACGACTTCGTCTTCACTACCAACAATGACCGTGTCGTAGCCCAGAATGCGCTAGACATCCGGGTCATCATCGGAAACCCGCCCTATTCGGTCGGCCAGACCAGCGGCAACGACAACAACGCCAACCTCAAATACGAGACACTCGATGGTTCGATCCGAAGTACCTATGCAGAGCTTTCCACGGCGACCAACAAGAATTCCCTCTACGACTCCTACATCCGGGCCATAAGGTGGGGCTCCAATCGGATCCTGAAATCCCCCGACGGGGGTGTGCTCTGCTATGTCTCCAACGGCGGCTACATCGATGGCAACACCGCCGACGGGCTCCGGAAAACACTAACCTCCGAATTCCACGACATATACGTCTACAACCTTCGCGGAAATCAACGTACAGCAGGGGAGCAAAGTCGACGCGAGGGCGGGAAGATCTTCGACTCCGGCAGCCGGAACACAGTCGCAATTCTTATGCTTGTCAAACGGCCCGGCGCCGTCGAGAAGAGCATCCTTCACTACCGGGACATCGGCGATTACATCGATAGGAAAGAAAAGCTCGCCGTCGTTAACTCGGGGCAACTCGGCGAGATCGAGTGGGAGCTCATCTCGCCTACTCCAGACGGCGACTGGATCAACCATCGGAACACTGCTTTTGAAGCCTGCACGCCTCTCGGCAGCAAGTACGGGTCTTCAATTTTCGATGTCTACTCAGCGGGGCTGCAAACTAACCGGGACGCTTGGGTTTACAGCTCGTCCGAGGAAGTGCTGTCCAGCAACGTGAAGCGGATGATGGGGCATTATAACGCTGAAGTGGAGCGCTATCTTGCCGCAGGTTCCCCTACCCCGGTTGAATCCTTCGTTTCAACCGATCCCACTCGCATCAGCTGGGCACGCAGCCTACGAAATGCTCTCCGCAAAGGCGACCAGGTGGGTTACTCAAGAGCTGCCGAAAGAAAGGCTGCCTATAGGCCGTTCTTCAAGCAACATGTCTACTTTGCACCCCTGATGAATCACGAGCGGGCGCAACAACCACGTTTCTTTCCTTCCCTAGGGATCAAGAATCATGGCTTCTACGTTGTTGGAGTCGGCAACGACAAACCGTTCTCTAGCCTTGCTGTGGATCAGATACCCGATCTCTCTTTTTGGGGTTCCGGCCAGGGCTACTTCTTCGCACGCTACAGGTATCCGACCCCGACCAGTGGTGGCCTGCTGGACGAGTTAGGCGCGGACGCAGGATGGAAGCAGCGTATCGATAACATCACGGATGCCGCCTTGCTCGAATACCACGCCGCCTACGGGCCCGAGGTCACAAAGGACGACATCTTTTTCTATGTCTACGGGATCCTGCACTCCGACGAGTACAAAACTAAATTTGCTGCTGACCTGAAGAAGATGCTCCCCCGGATTCCTCAGGTTCCCGGCGTCGACCGCTTCTGGGCCTTCGTGGACGCGGGCAGGAAGCTTTCTGAGATGCACATCGGATACGAAGCCCTGGAACCGTATCCGCTCACCGAAGTAGTCACCGGGCTTTCCGTCGATAAGGACGACTACGCCCGCTACGCGGTGACGAAGATGAAATACGCCGGCAAGGCGGGAGCGTGGGACAAGACGCGCATCATCTACAACTCCCACATCACATTGGAGGGCATCCCGGAAGACGCCCAGCGCTACATGCTGGGCTCCCGCTCGGCCGTGGACTGGATCATCGAGCGGTACCAGGTCAAGACGGATAAGGCGTCCGGAATCGTCAATGACCCCAATGACTGGTCCCGGGAGCACAGGCAGCCGCGCTACATCATCGACCTGATCGGCCGGATCGTAACGTTGAGCCTGGAGACCAACCGGATCGTGGACGGTCTGCCGGAGCTGGGGCTTTCCTAA
- a CDS encoding DUF7455 domain-containing protein: MTTDTLTKPISKLAEQLNAHLETQTTERALTLIDRCDRCSQLAQSSFVFTIPADPHGTGKTETDVLLCGHHTRQHLPALLAKSPVSYWVEPQELLSIRGVKVEAKMTARTGDGLTGA; encoded by the coding sequence ATGACTACTGATACTTTGACGAAGCCGATCAGCAAGCTGGCTGAACAGCTGAACGCACACCTGGAAACCCAGACGACCGAACGGGCCCTGACACTGATTGACCGCTGCGACCGTTGCAGCCAGCTTGCCCAGTCATCCTTTGTCTTCACCATCCCGGCCGACCCTCACGGCACGGGAAAGACCGAGACGGACGTTCTGCTGTGTGGACACCACACACGCCAGCACCTGCCTGCGCTGCTCGCAAAGTCTCCTGTGTCGTACTGGGTTGAACCGCAGGAACTGTTGAGTATCCGCGGCGTCAAGGTGGAAGCGAAGATGACCGCCAGGACCGGCGACGGACTCACCGGCGCTTAG
- a CDS encoding helix-turn-helix transcriptional regulator, translating to MMSAAEAPASPVFGLPRVPRTVVSRPRITKLIADLLKDHDLIVVRAPSGAGKTVALADWAASGATTGYISWVSLDERYADRVSFWREMILGTALRVDESHHELISECAEALLAGADTRAVLRRFVPFIPQTTIVVDRLDLVQDDELIEDMVWVLQRCHHLKAVVATRTRSILETPSIALALDTAFIGAVPLQLSVEETREVLAVRGFTMDPVEVHAATAGHPLLTRAVETVHARSGQSNLTASVETAVSDFLNLSLDKSSLGQATKEFMVRTSIPESFTPDLAVKLSGSESVTNVLNDLEDQGLGMWFQYADHQRFEYTAAVRVLLLKSLKAMDPRDIDRLTRIVIEHDLAVGNAANALRQAIAISDLDLASKIACDHHIALLLSQAKTVRDILGALPISRLRKHPALIMALALCHNATSTGRVKALEYFGLAVVFAGMYKHSMDAGQRIWMLTLESAALRFAGKLEPALKYAKRAVEGFEQSPWELKERLSALEPTLYDQAAIAHIHDQQFDAAADLLCKSLDASRRAATGPSTFLTTGLLAFALASAGRCKEARMHLAWLNEARWPPGMLDGYWATTYRLAQVREAMDRQSYTEASEYMDLITSEMQVSEFWPQIVGFRTLLDLHRTGVITGPASLEARIRRAHKAPLNDSGQIDLDRLRATMYLIARQPQKADAVLSKYSRPDPRVLLMQARIALYLGDPAKTMKLTGIDDLGPRLEVHRLLLRAAALGRLNDAEAARDNSHAAAALMVEYGLTMTGALLPQEDLDVLARYVQADEPEIPAPFGVLPDRAETASLTPRELVVLNAFSLHGSANEVAGALNVSVNTVKSQRRSILKKLEASSLEEALVIARRQRLLED from the coding sequence ATGATGTCAGCCGCTGAGGCTCCAGCCTCTCCGGTCTTCGGCTTACCAAGAGTTCCCAGGACGGTGGTCTCCCGTCCACGCATTACCAAACTCATCGCCGATCTCCTGAAAGACCACGACCTGATTGTCGTGCGCGCGCCCTCCGGCGCCGGAAAGACCGTGGCCCTTGCCGACTGGGCCGCCTCGGGCGCCACCACCGGCTATATCTCCTGGGTGTCCCTGGATGAGCGGTACGCGGACCGTGTGTCATTCTGGCGGGAAATGATCCTCGGCACCGCTCTCAGGGTGGACGAATCCCATCACGAGTTGATTTCCGAATGCGCTGAGGCGCTGCTCGCCGGCGCTGATACCCGCGCCGTGCTTCGCCGTTTCGTGCCGTTCATCCCCCAGACCACTATTGTCGTCGACCGGCTCGATCTGGTGCAGGACGATGAGCTCATTGAAGACATGGTCTGGGTGCTGCAGCGGTGCCACCATTTGAAGGCTGTTGTGGCCACGCGGACCCGCTCCATCTTGGAAACACCCTCCATTGCTTTGGCCCTGGACACGGCCTTCATCGGGGCGGTCCCTCTACAGTTGAGCGTCGAGGAGACACGGGAGGTTCTGGCGGTCCGCGGATTCACGATGGATCCAGTGGAAGTGCACGCCGCCACGGCAGGGCACCCGCTGCTGACCCGTGCGGTGGAAACCGTGCATGCGAGATCCGGACAGAGCAACCTCACCGCATCCGTCGAGACCGCCGTCTCAGACTTCCTGAATTTGTCCTTGGACAAGTCCAGCCTGGGACAGGCAACCAAAGAGTTCATGGTCAGAACCTCCATCCCGGAATCGTTCACCCCGGATCTTGCGGTCAAGCTGAGCGGCTCAGAGAGCGTCACGAATGTTCTGAATGACTTGGAAGACCAGGGCCTCGGAATGTGGTTCCAGTACGCGGACCACCAGCGCTTCGAATACACCGCCGCGGTCAGGGTTTTACTCCTGAAATCATTGAAAGCGATGGACCCGCGGGACATTGACCGGCTCACCCGGATTGTCATCGAGCACGATCTCGCTGTCGGCAACGCCGCGAATGCGCTGCGCCAGGCAATAGCCATCAGTGATCTGGACCTCGCTTCCAAGATCGCCTGCGATCACCACATCGCGCTCCTTCTCTCACAGGCGAAAACCGTCCGGGACATCCTCGGTGCGCTGCCGATCTCCCGGCTGCGGAAGCACCCGGCGCTGATCATGGCGTTGGCGCTGTGCCACAACGCTACGTCTACGGGGAGGGTGAAGGCGCTGGAGTACTTCGGTCTCGCGGTTGTTTTCGCGGGCATGTACAAGCACTCCATGGATGCCGGCCAGCGCATCTGGATGCTGACACTGGAGAGCGCCGCGCTGCGTTTCGCCGGCAAACTCGAACCCGCATTGAAATACGCGAAACGTGCCGTCGAAGGCTTTGAGCAGAGTCCATGGGAGCTGAAGGAACGGCTCAGCGCCCTGGAGCCGACACTCTATGACCAGGCCGCCATCGCCCACATCCACGACCAGCAATTCGATGCCGCGGCCGATCTTCTTTGCAAATCTCTGGACGCGAGCCGGCGGGCAGCAACCGGGCCCTCCACATTCCTCACCACCGGGCTGCTTGCCTTCGCCTTGGCCTCGGCAGGCCGCTGCAAGGAAGCCAGGATGCACCTGGCCTGGTTGAACGAAGCGCGCTGGCCTCCGGGCATGTTGGATGGCTACTGGGCGACGACATACCGGCTGGCCCAGGTCCGCGAGGCCATGGACCGGCAGAGCTATACAGAGGCATCCGAATACATGGACCTGATCACCAGCGAGATGCAGGTGTCGGAGTTCTGGCCTCAAATAGTCGGATTCCGGACCCTGTTGGATCTTCATCGCACCGGTGTCATCACGGGCCCCGCCTCGCTTGAAGCCAGAATCCGCCGGGCGCACAAGGCTCCCTTGAACGACTCCGGACAGATTGATCTGGACCGGTTGCGGGCGACGATGTATCTGATTGCCCGGCAGCCGCAGAAAGCCGATGCCGTGCTCAGCAAGTACAGCAGGCCGGACCCGCGGGTCCTGCTCATGCAGGCGCGCATAGCCCTGTACTTGGGCGACCCGGCCAAAACGATGAAGCTGACCGGAATCGACGACCTCGGTCCACGGCTTGAGGTTCACCGGTTGCTGCTGCGCGCGGCTGCGCTGGGCAGGCTCAATGACGCCGAAGCGGCCCGGGACAACTCACACGCGGCGGCGGCCCTGATGGTTGAATATGGGCTGACGATGACCGGTGCTTTGCTGCCACAGGAAGACCTGGACGTCCTGGCCCGGTACGTCCAGGCCGACGAGCCCGAGATCCCCGCACCGTTCGGGGTCCTCCCGGACAGGGCTGAAACGGCGTCCCTCACGCCGAGGGAACTGGTAGTCCTGAATGCCTTCTCGCTTCACGGATCGGCGAATGAAGTGGCCGGCGCCTTGAACGTCTCGGTCAACACGGTGAAGTCCCAGCGGCGGTCCATTCTCAAAAAACTGGAAGCTTCCTCGCTGGAGGAGGCACTGGTCATTGCCCGGCGCCAACGACTGCTGGAGGACTAA
- a CDS encoding helicase associated domain-containing protein, with protein MSGTTKTSDEWICLYRSGITGAGVAHACDVDDILEVLNVLAEAKRRDPSLETEHTANLRTHDPDAQGSDPSLRGLSQAWQLRLAGLRAYVWENGRMPRQGGGGQVETSLGRWLHAQRLKATKGTLEPRQRAALDAVGKWDSDRREHRDAERFPARLKALADFRERRGRLPSHRNRTDDQESSLGAWLHALRQAAAEGRLPGKAKGELDATVPDWNN; from the coding sequence ATGTCAGGCACCACAAAAACTTCGGACGAGTGGATCTGCTTGTACCGCAGCGGCATCACCGGCGCCGGAGTCGCTCATGCCTGCGACGTCGATGACATCCTTGAGGTACTGAACGTCCTGGCAGAGGCCAAGCGACGCGACCCATCCCTGGAGACCGAGCACACCGCCAACCTCCGCACTCACGACCCGGATGCTCAGGGGTCCGACCCTAGCCTGCGCGGGCTCAGCCAGGCTTGGCAGCTTCGGCTCGCAGGGCTCAGAGCCTACGTTTGGGAGAACGGCAGGATGCCCCGCCAGGGTGGTGGAGGACAAGTGGAAACGTCCTTGGGTCGTTGGCTCCACGCCCAGCGCCTGAAGGCCACGAAGGGGACCCTTGAACCTCGACAGCGCGCAGCCCTGGATGCCGTCGGCAAGTGGGACTCGGACCGACGGGAGCACCGGGACGCTGAGAGATTCCCGGCCCGGCTGAAGGCCCTGGCCGACTTCCGTGAACGGCGAGGGCGCCTGCCGTCGCATCGGAACCGGACCGATGATCAGGAGAGCTCCTTGGGGGCCTGGCTTCATGCGCTGCGGCAGGCTGCTGCCGAAGGCCGATTGCCCGGGAAGGCCAAAGGTGAGTTGGACGCCACGGTCCCCGACTGGAACAACTGA
- a CDS encoding helix-turn-helix domain-containing protein: MKEDITTRRFMTVDQAAAELNVSENQIRSLLRTGELRGIRVGGRGVWRIGTADLESYIEDAYTKTAARIASGDIEDLAEDTGGDNG, encoded by the coding sequence GTGAAAGAGGACATTACAACTCGGCGCTTCATGACTGTCGATCAAGCTGCCGCCGAGCTGAACGTTTCGGAGAATCAGATCCGGTCGCTACTCAGAACCGGCGAACTCCGGGGAATACGGGTCGGTGGCCGTGGCGTCTGGCGCATCGGGACCGCCGACCTCGAGTCCTACATCGAGGATGCCTACACAAAAACTGCCGCCCGGATCGCATCAGGTGACATCGAAGACCTGGCCGAGGACACCGGTGGTGACAACGGCTGA